CCGACGACGATCAATGGCCGAGTATGACCATGGCCGCAAGAGCCTGTCAATTATGGCGCTGATGCTACACCTCTGAGTTGGCGCTTCTTGACAGGGAAAGACTTGGAGTCAGGGCACAACGTCGATTCGTTGACGATCAGTTGATCACACCCGTATGATCCCTCACCCATGACAATGCCGACGCGTCATGAAGAGGGCCAGGTGAACCCCGCTTGGCTGGTTGTTCTCCTAGGTCTTGCTATCGCAGGAGTGTGGATCTGGAAACGGCTTTCGATCGAGGCTCAGGACTATATCGTTGATCAGGCGATGCCGATGACCATCATCGGTCTGATCTGTGCGCTTCTCTTGTTCATTCCGATCAGAATACTTTTCCGCCGCCGGATGCGATCGCAAGAGCGAACCAGGCTGTTGACGTTGTTTTATCGAGAAACGGCCCAAGAGAAACGGCTGGATCTGGTTTTTGCACTGTTGGAAAACAACGAGTACCAAATCGATGGGCTCGAATCCCTGATCCCGGCTCTGAAAGAACTGTTGGCGACAACACTCCAACGAGCATTGGGCGACAAACAACATCGCATCCGCGGCATGGCAGCCAGCCATCTTGGTGCGCTGCAAGATCTGTCAGTGGTGCCCTTGCTGGTGAAGGCTCTGGAAGATGACCATGCCTACGTACGTGCCTGCGCCGCCTTGGGACTCGGGCGACTTCGTGCCACTGAGGCACGTGAACGATTAAAGACCGTGATGGAACATGATTGGGATCAAACCGTCAGAAGCCGAGCCAGGGAAGCCTTGGAACGAATGCAGAAATGAAAACAAAACTGGCCAACGGCAGAGCTGTGAGATACTTAGATTTACATGATCGTGACAGCATGTGCGCCCGTGAGAACATTCCTGTTCTGAATTGACCGCCAACCCTGCAACGTTCATCATCATTTTCCTCACTACGGAGCAATTCTTGAAACACCGCACATCATCATGCTAGCATCCCGCTACACTGCCTAGGACCTCAGTAAGTGCTATCAAGCATATAACATTATCTCGTGTAGTGCGGGTGTGAGGAATTCTGATCTCTGGTCGACCGGCTGTCGAAACATTGGAGAGTCAACTGGTTGTTCCTCAAAACCCCGAATTACAATTGGAGCCTCTGACTTAGATAAACGCGGTCTTTGGCTCAACGATTTCTTCGGAAAACATTCGCGTGCGACGTCTCAAACAAACAGGAGGTCAACAATGATCCACCAACATACATCTGTCGTTCGAGGACTGTTGATTGGCACGCTGACCCTTTTCCCCTGGTGCGGCATCATCGGAGTGGCAAATGCTGAGACCTCGTTAGAGGAGAGTACGGGGGAACGTGTCGCGCCTTCGGCGGATAAAAGGCAAGGTCAATCACCTTCTAATAAGTCTATGTCAACCTCCCCGTCTGGAAATACAAAAACACATGGCGCAGCATCAGTGGGAAAGCGACAAGGGCAGTCCCCTGCAAACAAGCGCGTCACCAAGCCGCAATCTGACGCGGCTCACACGAATGACGACCCGTCTGGAGACAAGCGGCAAGGACAGTCGCCTGGTTATTAATAAGTGGTGAGGCAGGCATCCTAAATCTAGCCCGAATCACTGCATAGTCGCGCTGGCCAATGCCACCGCGACTATGCCAGCCCCCTGACTAAAGCCAATCCTTCGACCTGAATAGCCATGAGGCTTTACGCACGGACTTCAATCAAAACGGCCCGAGTATCAGGCTTATCGCTGGTCCGTTTTCTGTGGATCACCATCGCATCTTTACGGTCATCTGTTCCTCCGCTTACATCAACCCACGCCTAATCCAGGGGTCTGTCAAATCGAAGGGAGGGGATCATTCGGCGTGCTATCTGGCTACGTCCCACCCACTATCCTACACCCAGTCAATCACGGCAATCTCAGGCCGGCAGTTCCATCGAAAAGGAAGGAAGGACCATCCCACTCCACGGTTGACGTACAGTCGGTGCACACCTGACCGATGCCAACCCGCTATCCGGCCATTACATCCAGGCGGAAGCCAGAAGGTCGGAACCCCTGGCACTCTCCATTGCCCGCCGTGACTGTGCCCGCACAAGATTAAATCGATGGCGTGGTGCAGTTCCACCTGATCGAGGATATTGGGCGCATGGGCCAGAAGCAGCGTAACGCGATGGTCCGCGCGAGGCGGAAGACATCGCAGATCAGCCCGGTGGAGCGAGGGATCATCGACACCGACGATCACC
This Nitrospira sp. DNA region includes the following protein-coding sequences:
- a CDS encoding HEAT repeat domain-containing protein — its product is MTMPTRHEEGQVNPAWLVVLLGLAIAGVWIWKRLSIEAQDYIVDQAMPMTIIGLICALLLFIPIRILFRRRMRSQERTRLLTLFYRETAQEKRLDLVFALLENNEYQIDGLESLIPALKELLATTLQRALGDKQHRIRGMAASHLGALQDLSVVPLLVKALEDDHAYVRACAALGLGRLRATEARERLKTVMEHDWDQTVRSRAREALERMQK